The following are encoded together in the Zingiber officinale cultivar Zhangliang chromosome 8A, Zo_v1.1, whole genome shotgun sequence genome:
- the LOC122009233 gene encoding pentatricopeptide repeat-containing protein At3g29230-like: MLGILENSLKYLEKCTTLRSFLQVHAQIVIKGFDRDNYAAVKLISFCSKKLGDRDYARMVFDNLIDSANVFLWTAIITSYSNYQSEVTREAILIYRMMHQRGAHPNPFTISSVLKACSFLKAVPEGNQVHAHSTKLGHNSSMYVQATLADMYTRVGRIQEASRLLWTSSEDNVVLCNTMISHYCKEGDMEAARELFDKMSHKDSVSWNVMISGYAGIGDTSTARKLFDQMTEREISSWNALMAGYCRDGGWYEVMSLFKEMNLRNIKPNHVSMAMLMSACGHLGALEIATQLHGFLAKSCIWMNCYVFNSLLDMYAKSGDVREAYRVFSEIPDKDVVSYNIIILGFVSHGHEKDAMKFFTEMIESGIQPDTITFLGILTACSHAGFIDTGREYFECMSRDYLIEPSADHYACIVDLYGRAGLVKEAYDFVKAMPIKPHAGVWGALLNACRIHCEIDIGMVAARELFSIEPLNPGNYVLLSNLFARANLWGNVAEIRHAMRRKVPKTAGCSWIEVKGEVNEFLIGDEKHPHSKSIKEVLRHLLMQIE, encoded by the coding sequence ATGTTGGGAATCTTAGAGAATTCTTTGAAATATCTTGAGAAATGCACAACATTGAGATCATTTCTGCAAGTTCATGCTCAAATAGTCATCAAGGGCTTCGACCGTGATAATTATGCGGCCGTCAAGCTCATAAGCTTTTGCAGTAAAAAGTTGGGCGATCGAGATTATGCTCGCATGGTATTTGATAACCTCATTGATTCAGCGAATGTTTTTCTTTGGACCGCGATCATCACGTCTTACTCGAACTATCAATCTGAGGTGACCAGGGAGGCAATTCTGATCTACAGAATGATGCATCAAAGAGGAGCTCATCCGAACCCTTTTACGATATCTTCCGTGCTCAAAGCATGCTCATTTTTGAAGGCCGTGCCAGAGGGCAATCAAGTTCATGCTCATTCCACTAAATTGGGGCACAATTCCTCCATGTATGTGCAAGCAACATTAGCAGACATGTACACGAGAGTCGGTCGTATCCAAGAAGCTTCACGACTGTTATGGACTTCCTCGGAGGACAATGTTGTGTTATGTAACACGATGATCTCACATTATTGCAAGGAAGGTGACATGGAAGCTGCCCGTGAACTTTTCGATAAAATGTCTCACAAGGATTCAGTCTCATGGAATGTTATGATATCCGGATACGCAGGTATTGGAGACACTTCCACCGCTAGAAAACTGTTCGATCAGATGACCGAAAGAGAGATCAGTTCTTGGAATGCACTGATGGCTGGATATTGTCGAGATGGAGGATGGTACGAAGTTATGAGCCTCTTCAAGGAAATGAACTTGAGAAATATAAAACCCAACCATGTGAGCATGGCAATGTTGATGTCGGCTTGCGGGCATTTGGGAGCTTTAGAAATCGCGACACAGCTTCATGGGTTCTTAGCGAAAAGTTGCATCTGGATGAATTGTTACGTATTCAATTCATTGCTCGATATGTATGCTAAATCCGGCGATGTTCGTGAGGCTTACAGGGTGTTCTCTGAAATTCCCGACAAGGATGTGGTGTCGTACAACATAATTATCTTAGGTTTTGTCAGTCATGGGCATGAAAAAGATGCTATGAAATTTTTCACTGAGATGATAGAATCAGGCATCCAACCTGATACCATCACTTTTCTGGGCATCTTAACCGCATGCAGTCATGCTGGGTTCATCGATACCGGACGCGAGTATTTTGAATGCATGAGCAGAGATTACTTGATCGAACCATCAGCTGATCATTATGCTTGCATAGTCGATTTATACGGTCGGGCAGGACTTGTTAAAGAGGCATATGACTTTGTAAAGGCCATGCCTATTAAACCACATGCTGGTGTTTGGGGAGCCTTGCTCAACGCGTGCAGGATACACTGTGAAATTGATATCGGAATGGTTGCTGCTAGGGAACTGTTTTCCATCGAGCCTCTAAATCCCGGTAACTATGTCCTCCTATCGAACCTCTTTGCTAGAGCTAATTTGTGGGGCAATGTAGCCGAGATTAGGCATGCGATGAGGCGGAAAGTGCCCAAAACAGCAGGATGCAGTTGGATTGAGGTTAAGGGCGAGGTCAATGAATTCTTAATAGGGGATGAAAAACATCCTCACAGCAAGAGCATCAAGGAAGTATTGAGGCATCTGCTTATGCAGATTGAATAG
- the LOC122011587 gene encoding wall-associated receptor kinase 5-like, with protein MEVVPLVVLLLLLVAGVPAASGERPQLPASECPTSCGDVEIPYPFGIGRNCSIGLNYTVNCLENADGQDRPFIGDTEIIEIMLAQGKGRVYNTISWNCYDDRSRGTWSFDMSGLPYRFSDADNKFTVIGCDTLAYISGTQGGKPYQSGCMTFCQNDSLADGSGSCAGIGCCQTSVPRGLDYIDVRFDSEHDGSSTRNFSPCSYAVLVQENHFSFQSSYITTTKFLDEIYKRSVPVVVTFAIGNETCEEARRNSSRYACVSQHSECVDSPDAPGYLCNCSSGFQGNPYLFNGCQDINECDRLDVYPCKGDCHNTLGGYNCYCPQGTTGNASSTGCIPIPRQSIVTKVVTGVSGSLIFLLLCGLCFYLVCQRKKLEEIKRRYFEEHGGLDLKKKMKEEQNLAFRIFAIKELEKATNNFDDRQILGKGGNGIVYKGILEDKCTVAIKKPKLIDESLKRGFGNETLILSRINHDNIVKLLGCCLETEMPMLVYEFVPNGTLSHLIHENKNCSSISLDIRLRIAYQSAKALEYLHMEASPSIIHGDIKPSNILLDNDYNAKVSDFGASKLIPKDEQQFATLVQFTYGYIDPECLQTYELTYKSDVYSFGVVLLELFTGKKAICFEGPEEQRNLVTIFALFMDENHVFDIFDNQVKEEANVELIQELSELIKRCLYLKGEERPTMKEVVEELHTLRKFTHHPWSSWEQYEQDNVERESLLEEITTHADGKELNIFFS; from the exons ATGGAGGTCGTGCCTTTGGTCGTTCTGCTGTTGCTGCTGGTCGCCGGTGTGCCGGCAGCATCCGGAGAGCGGCCGCAATTACCGGCTTCTGAGTGCCCGACGAGCTGCGGGGATGTGGAGATCCCCTACCCGTTCGGCATCGGCCGCAACTGCTCCATCGGCCTCAACTACACGGTCAACTGCCTGGAGAACGCCGACGGCCAGGACCGGCCTTTTATCGGTGACACGGAGATCATCGAGATCATGTTGGCGCAGGGCAAAGGGCGGGTGTACAACACGATCTCGTGGAATTGCTACGATGATCGGAGCAGGGGGACGTGGTCTTTCGACATGAGTGGATTGCCGTACAGATTCTCCGACGCCGACAACAAGTTCACCGTCATCGGCTGCGACACGCTCGCCTACATCAGCGGCACCCAGGGCGGCAAACCGTACCAGAGCGGCTGCATGACCTTCTGCCAGAACGACAGCCTCGCCGACGGATCCGGCTCCTGCGCCGGCATAGGCTGCTGCCAAACCTCCGTTCCCCGGGGTCTCGACTACATCGACGTCCGGTTCGATTCAGAACACGATGGCTCCAGCACGAGGAACTTCAGCCCCTGCAGCTACGCGGTGCTGGTGCAGGAGAATCACTTCAGCTTCCAGAGCTCTTACATCACGACCACCAAATTCTTGGATGAGATTTATAAGCGAAGCGTGCCGGTGGTGGTGACTTTTGCGATCGGAAATGAGACGTGCGAGGAAGCCCGGCGCAACTCCAGCCGTTACGCCTGTGTGAGTCAGCACAGCGAGTGCGTTGACTCCCCCGATGCTCCTGGGTATCTTTGCAATTGTTCCAGTGGCTTCCAAGGCAACCCATACCTCTTCAACGGATGCCAAG ACATCAATGAGTGTGATCGACTAGATGTGTATCCATGCAAAGGCGATTGCCACAACACGCTCGGTGGTTATAACTGTTATTGTCCGCAAGGTACAACGGGCAATGCTTCCAGCACTGGCTGCATTCCAATACCACGGCAGTCCATAGTGACAAAGGTTGTCACAG GTGTTTCTGgcagtttaattttcttgctgttaTGTGGTTTGTGTTTTTATTTGGTTTGTCAAAGAAAAAAACTCGAAGAGATTAAGCGAAGATATTTTGAAGAACACGGAGGTCTTGACTTgaagaaaaagatgaaggaagaacAGAACCTTGCATTTCGGATATTTGCAATCAAAGAACTCGAGAAAGCCACGAATAATTTTGATGACAGACAAATACTCGGCAAAGGAGGTAATGGAATTGTATATAAAGGAATTTTAGAGGACAAATGCACTGTGGCTATAAAAAAACCAAAGCTCATCGATGAGAGCTTAAAGAGAGGTTTTGGAAATGAAACACTCATTTTATCCCGTATCAACCATGACAACATAGTAAAGCTCTTGGGTTGTTGTTTGGAGACAGAGATGCCAATGTTGGTCTATGAGTTTGTCCCCAATGGAACTCTATCTCATCTTATTCATGAAAATAAGAATTGCTCTTCAATTTCTTTAGACATTCGACTAAGGATTGCGTATCAATCTGCTAAGGCTTTGGAATATTTGCACATGGAAGCTTCGCCTAGTATTATTCATGGAGATATAAAACCTTCCAATATACTTTTAGACAATGATTACAATGCAAAAGTTTCAGACTTTGGGGCTTCGAAGCTAATACCCAAGGATGAGCAACAATTCGCTACACTGGTGCAATTCACTTACGGTTACATTGATCCTGAGTGCCTTCAAACATATGAATTGACCTATAAAAGTGATGTTTACAGCTTTGGTGTGGTTCTCCTGGAGTTGTTTACCGGTAAAAAGGCAATTTGTTTCGAAGGACCTGAAGAACAAAGAAATTTGGTGACGATTTTTGCTTTGTTCATGGATGAGAATCACGTGTTTGATATCTTCGACAATCAAGTGAAAGAGGAAGCTAATGTCGAATTGATTCAAGAACTTAGTGAGCTGATCAAGCGGTGTTTGTACTTGAAGGGGGAAGAAAGGCCTACGATGAAGGAAGTGGTCGAGGAGCTGCATACACTGAGAAAGTTCACGCATCACCCATGGTCGTCATGGGAACAATATGAGCAAGACAATGTTGAGAGGGAGAGCTTGCTAGAGGAGATCACAACTCATGCTGATGGAAaagaattaaacattttctttagtTGA